The DNA window CACGCGCTGGGCGTATACCACGTCGCAGCCTTCATGGTAATAGCGGATGAATTCAGGAATCAGCTCCGGCGGGTCCTGCAAATCGGCGTCAATCACCACCACGGCATCTCCGGACGCATGATCGAGGCCGGCGGTCAGCGCGATTTCCTTGCCGAAGTTGCGGCTCAAATCCACGATGGCCATGCGCTCGTCGTTTTTCTTTAATTGGTTCAGCGCGTCCAGCGTACCGTCGCTGCTGCCGTCATTGACGTAAATGACCTCGGCGGGCGCGGAAATTTTTGCCAGCACCGCGGAAAGGCGCGAGTGAAACTGCGGCAGCACGGCCTCCTCGTTGTAAGCCGGCACCACGACTGAAAGCAGCCCGATTGGAGTTGCGCTTGCGGTCATGTTTTTTCCCTGAACGTCCAAAACTTGTTGCCGGCGAAATTCCAGATCAGCACCATACCGGTTGCCGCGAGCTGTACCAGGAAATAGTGTAAACCCAGTGTCTCAACGCCCACCAACATGATGAGCGTATTAAGGCAAAGGCCAACCAGCGCTACGCCAAAGAATTTAAGCAGCGCCTGCCGGTGCGGGAGCGCGCTGTTGAAGATATAACGGCGGCTCAAGGCGTAGTTCACCAGTGCGCCGCAGACGAAGCCAAGAAACGAAGCCGCAACCGCGTTTATTCCCGCGATCTCGACCAGGCCAAGTAAAACCAGGTAATGCGCGGTCGTGCCAAAGATACCCGCGCCGGCAAAGCGCAAGAACTGGCTCGGCCAGGCAATTTGCGGGCGGCTCTCCGGCAAGGGTTGCTGCACCTATTCCTCCCCGAAATCCAATGAAGCGCGAATCGCAACTAACTGGATTGCTATTTCACCAGCATCTAAGGAACCTCTGATTAAGTCCCGCATGGGCGCGACGGTTGGCTTTAAGGGCGGCAGGCGCGAAGCGAGGAGCACCGTTTGGTGGATGCCAAACAAGCGACGAGCGACAACGCATGATGCCCTTAATGCCCCGTCCCCGTGGGTTGCGGCGAAAAGCGGCGCGCGCTTCGTGCTCGCCGAAGCCTGGAGGTGCGACCGCGAAGGCGAGCGCTGGTCCGCGCAACCGCAATCCGGCGAACCACGGCCCGCTCCGCTGCACAGCTTCGCAGGTGCGACGCTGCGCGGGCCCTCCTTGGCTTCGTAGTCCGAGCTACGACCTTCGTCGCGCGCCTTGCGCTCATCCGCTTTTCGACGCAACGCGCCTCATGTAGGATTTAATCAGAGGTTCCCTAAATTGTCCAACAGCAAGCAGGGAGTGGGGGAGAGGGTGGGTGATACTAGGTCAGTGGCAAAGTCGGGGTCAGGTCCTGGAACCTATTTGATATCGGGCTGTCGCAGTTCTAGTAGCGACCATGTCCTTATCTTCCGTGGAGAGGAGGCGATCATGCCTTACCACAGATCAGGGGAATTGCTATGCGAATAATCGGTCAAAACTCTATTGCCAAATGGGCGCAAGGCGATGTTTACGAAAACCCCAGGTAATCTTACCGGCATAGCGCTCGCCACGGCGGCGGCAGGCATGTTTGCTAGCGCCGACGTCAGCGCGGCGGGTGGGCACTCTGTAGCGAATTCCCACAGCTTAAACTCCTGCAGAGGGCATGGTTTTGTCGGTCACAGCGCTTGTCGCACCGTAGTCAACTCGTGCCGTGGTCGTTTCAACTCGTGCCGCA is part of the Burkholderiales bacterium genome and encodes:
- a CDS encoding GtrA family protein; its protein translation is MQQPLPESRPQIAWPSQFLRFAGAGIFGTTAHYLVLLGLVEIAGINAVAASFLGFVCGALVNYALSRRYIFNSALPHRQALLKFFGVALVGLCLNTLIMLVGVETLGLHYFLVQLAATGMVLIWNFAGNKFWTFREKT